The following coding sequences lie in one Desmodus rotundus isolate HL8 chromosome 1, HLdesRot8A.1, whole genome shotgun sequence genomic window:
- the RABGEF1 gene encoding rab5 GDP/GTP exchange factor isoform X3 translates to MQTRGKVSPERVEKIMDQIEKYIMTRLYKYVFCPETTDDEKKDLAIQKRIRALHWVTPQMLCVPVNEEIPEVSDMVVKAITDIIEMDSKRVPRDKLACITKCSKHIFNAIKITKNEPASADDFLPTLIYIVLKGNPPRLQSNIQYITRFCNPSRLMTGEDGYYFTNLCCAVAFIEKLDAQSLNLSQEDFDRYMSGQTSPRKQESENWSPDACVGVKQMYKNLDLLSQLNERQERIMNEAKKLEKDLIDWTDGIAKKVQDIVEKCPLEIKPPNQSLAAIDSENVENDKLPPPLQPQVYAG, encoded by the exons ATGCAGACCCGCGGAAAAG TGTCTCCAGAAAGAGTTGAGAAGATAATGGATCAGATCGAAAAGTACATCATGACTCGTCTCTATAAGTACGTGTTCTGTCCGGAAACTACTGACGACGAGAAGAAGGACCTCGCCATTCAGAAGAGGATCAG AGCCCTGCACTGGGTCACACCTCAGATGCTTTGCGTCCCTGTTAATGAAGAAATTCCTGAAGTGTCTGATATGGTGGTGAAAGCAATTACAG ATATTATTGAAATGGATTCGAAGCGTGTGCCTAGAGATAAGCTGGCCTGCATCACCAAGTGCAGCAAGCACATCTTCAACGCCATCAAGATCACCAAGAACGAGCCGGCCTCAGCCGATGACTTCCTACCCACTCTCATCTACATTGTTCTGAAGGGTAACCCCCCGCGCCTTCAGTCTAATATTCAGTATATCACCCGCTTCTGCAACCCAAGCCGGTTGATGACTGGGGAGGATGGCTACTATTTCACCAATCTG TGCTGTGCTGTGGCTTTCATTGAGAAATTAGACGCCCAGTCTTTGAATTTAAGCCAGGAAGATTTTGATCGATACATGTCTGGCCAGACTTCTCCCAGAAAGCAAGAATCTGAGAATTGGTCTCCTGATGCTTGTGTAGGTGTCAAGCAAATGTATAAGAACTTGGATCTCCTATCTCAGTTGAATGAACGACAGGAAAGGATTatgaatgaagccaagaaacttgaaaaagaccTAATAGATTGGACGGATGGAATTGCAAAAAAGGTTCAAGACATTGTTGAGAAATGTCCACTTGAAATTAAACCCCCAAATCAGTCGTTAGCAGCTATTGACtctgaaaatgttgaaaatgatAAACTTCCTCCACCGTTACAACCTCAGGTCTATGCGGGATGA